The following are from one region of the Sorghum bicolor cultivar BTx623 chromosome 2, Sorghum_bicolor_NCBIv3, whole genome shotgun sequence genome:
- the LOC8058970 gene encoding squamosa promoter-binding-like protein 18 isoform X2 has translation MDWDLKMPVSWDLPDLEHDAAMPQPPPIAATAAAASPAAASGIAAAATAAPPHAAATRGAPSRAECSVDLKLGGLGEFGAVADGTKEPAAAATATAAPSAPSASPMKRPRSGPGGAAGAQCPSCAVDGCKADLSKCRDYHRRHKVCEAHSKTPVVVVAGREMRFCQQCSRFHLLAEFDEAKRSCRKRLDGHNRRRRKPQPDAMNSGSFMTSQQGTRFSSFPAPRPEPSWSGVIKSEDSSYYTPHPHPVLSNRPHFAGGSTSSAYSKEGRRFPFLQDGDQVSFSAGAGTLEVSTVCQPLLKTAAAAAPPPESSSSNKMFSDGLTPVLDSDCALSLLSSPANSSSVDVSRMVVQPAAEHIPMAQPLVPSSSLQHHHQHHQFGSSPGGWFACSQAGSSAVSGAGTGTGGFACPASVESEQLNTVLVPSNDAGHEMNYHGIFHVGGEGSSDGTSPSLPFSWQ, from the exons ATGGATTGGGATCTCAAGATGCCGGTGTCCTGGGACCTGCCCGACCTGGAGCACGACGCCGCCATGCCACAGCCGCCGCCCATCGCCGCCACAGCAGCCGCGGCTTCCCCCGCGGCGGCGTCGGGCATTGCCGCCGCAGCAACTGCCGCGCCTCCCCACGCGGCGGCCACGCGCGGGGCGCCGAGCCGGGCGGAGTGCTCCGTCGACCTCAAGCTCGGCGGGCTCGGCGAGTTCGGGGCGGTGGCCGACGGGACGAAGGAGCCTGCGGCGGCTGCAACTGCAACGGCTGCGCCATCCGCGCCGTCCGCGAGCCCGATGAAGCGCCCGCGCTCTGGTCCCGGTGGCGCCGCCGGGGCGCAGTGCCCGTCGTGCGCGGTGGATGGCTGCAAGGCCGACCTCAGCAAGTGCCGCGACTACCACCGCCGCCACAAGGTCTGCGAGGCGCACTCCAAGacgcccgtcgtcgtcgtcgccggccgCGAGATGCGCTTCTGCCAGCAGTGCAGCAG GTTTCACTTGCTTGCGGAGTTTGATGAGGCCAAGCGTAGTTGTAGAAAGAGGCTTGATGGGCACAATCGGCGTCGCAGGAAGCCACAGCCAGATGCCATGAACTCTGGGAGCTTTATGACAAGTCAACAAG GGACAAGGTTCTCGTCGTTCCCGGCTCCAAGACCGGAGCCAAGCTGGTCTGGGGTCATCAAATCCGAGGACAGCTCATACTACACACCCCACCCGCACCCGGTGCTCAGCAACAGGCCGCACTTCGCCGGCGGCTCCACGTCATCGGCCTACTCCAAGGAAGGCCGGCGCTTCCCGTTCCTCCAGGACGGCGACCAGGTCAGCTTCAGCGCAGGCGCCGGGACGCTGGAGGTCTCCACAGTGTGCCAGCCCCTCCTcaagaccgccgccgccgcggccccgcCGCccgagagcagcagcagcaacaagatGTTCTCCGACGGGCTCACCCCCGTGCTCGACTCAGATTGTGCTCTCTCTCTTCTGTCATCCCCCGCCAACTCCTCCAGCGTCGACGTGAGCCGGATGGTCGTCCAGCCCGCGGCGGAGCACATCCCCATGGCGCAGCCCCTCGTCCCCAGCAGCAGCCTccagcaccaccaccagcaCCACCAGTTCGGCAGCTCCCCGGGCGGCTGGTTCGCCTGCTCCCAGGCCGGCTCCAGCGCCGTCTCCGGCGcgggcaccggcaccggcggcTTCGCCTGCCCCGCCAGCGTGGAGAGCGAGCAGCTCAACACCGTCCTGGTGCCCAGCAACGACGCCGGCCACGAGATGAACTACCACGGCATCTTCCACGTCGGCGGCGAGGGATCCTCCGACGGGACGTCCCCTTCGCTCCCGTTCTCGTGGCAGTAG
- the LOC8058970 gene encoding squamosa promoter-binding-like protein 18 isoform X1: MDWDLKMPVSWDLPDLEHDAAMPQPPPIAATAAAASPAAASGIAAAATAAPPHAAATRGAPSRAECSVDLKLGGLGEFGAVADGTKEPAAAATATAAPSAPSASPMKRPRSGPGGAAGAQCPSCAVDGCKADLSKCRDYHRRHKVCEAHSKTPVVVVAGREMRFCQQCSRFHLLAEFDEAKRSCRKRLDGHNRRRRKPQPDAMNSGSFMTSQQGLFSSAGTRFSSFPAPRPEPSWSGVIKSEDSSYYTPHPHPVLSNRPHFAGGSTSSAYSKEGRRFPFLQDGDQVSFSAGAGTLEVSTVCQPLLKTAAAAAPPPESSSSNKMFSDGLTPVLDSDCALSLLSSPANSSSVDVSRMVVQPAAEHIPMAQPLVPSSSLQHHHQHHQFGSSPGGWFACSQAGSSAVSGAGTGTGGFACPASVESEQLNTVLVPSNDAGHEMNYHGIFHVGGEGSSDGTSPSLPFSWQ, encoded by the exons ATGGATTGGGATCTCAAGATGCCGGTGTCCTGGGACCTGCCCGACCTGGAGCACGACGCCGCCATGCCACAGCCGCCGCCCATCGCCGCCACAGCAGCCGCGGCTTCCCCCGCGGCGGCGTCGGGCATTGCCGCCGCAGCAACTGCCGCGCCTCCCCACGCGGCGGCCACGCGCGGGGCGCCGAGCCGGGCGGAGTGCTCCGTCGACCTCAAGCTCGGCGGGCTCGGCGAGTTCGGGGCGGTGGCCGACGGGACGAAGGAGCCTGCGGCGGCTGCAACTGCAACGGCTGCGCCATCCGCGCCGTCCGCGAGCCCGATGAAGCGCCCGCGCTCTGGTCCCGGTGGCGCCGCCGGGGCGCAGTGCCCGTCGTGCGCGGTGGATGGCTGCAAGGCCGACCTCAGCAAGTGCCGCGACTACCACCGCCGCCACAAGGTCTGCGAGGCGCACTCCAAGacgcccgtcgtcgtcgtcgccggccgCGAGATGCGCTTCTGCCAGCAGTGCAGCAG GTTTCACTTGCTTGCGGAGTTTGATGAGGCCAAGCGTAGTTGTAGAAAGAGGCTTGATGGGCACAATCGGCGTCGCAGGAAGCCACAGCCAGATGCCATGAACTCTGGGAGCTTTATGACAAGTCAACAAG GCTTGTTTTCGAGTGCAGGGACAAGGTTCTCGTCGTTCCCGGCTCCAAGACCGGAGCCAAGCTGGTCTGGGGTCATCAAATCCGAGGACAGCTCATACTACACACCCCACCCGCACCCGGTGCTCAGCAACAGGCCGCACTTCGCCGGCGGCTCCACGTCATCGGCCTACTCCAAGGAAGGCCGGCGCTTCCCGTTCCTCCAGGACGGCGACCAGGTCAGCTTCAGCGCAGGCGCCGGGACGCTGGAGGTCTCCACAGTGTGCCAGCCCCTCCTcaagaccgccgccgccgcggccccgcCGCccgagagcagcagcagcaacaagatGTTCTCCGACGGGCTCACCCCCGTGCTCGACTCAGATTGTGCTCTCTCTCTTCTGTCATCCCCCGCCAACTCCTCCAGCGTCGACGTGAGCCGGATGGTCGTCCAGCCCGCGGCGGAGCACATCCCCATGGCGCAGCCCCTCGTCCCCAGCAGCAGCCTccagcaccaccaccagcaCCACCAGTTCGGCAGCTCCCCGGGCGGCTGGTTCGCCTGCTCCCAGGCCGGCTCCAGCGCCGTCTCCGGCGcgggcaccggcaccggcggcTTCGCCTGCCCCGCCAGCGTGGAGAGCGAGCAGCTCAACACCGTCCTGGTGCCCAGCAACGACGCCGGCCACGAGATGAACTACCACGGCATCTTCCACGTCGGCGGCGAGGGATCCTCCGACGGGACGTCCCCTTCGCTCCCGTTCTCGTGGCAGTAG